In Dyadobacter sp. NIV53, a single window of DNA contains:
- a CDS encoding acyl-CoA thioesterase gives MTVEEKINQSETRVFKTVFPNNTNHYDTLFGGTALSMMDEIAFITATRFSRLRCVTVSSDRIDFTHPIPAGTIIELIGRVEHVGNTSMKVRVDIFVEQMYQEGREKAVTGIFTFVALDENHKPVKIIQA, from the coding sequence ATGACAGTTGAAGAAAAAATAAACCAGTCGGAAACCAGGGTTTTCAAAACGGTTTTTCCAAATAATACCAATCATTATGACACGCTTTTCGGCGGAACAGCTTTATCAATGATGGACGAAATAGCATTTATTACGGCCACCCGGTTTTCCAGGCTTCGCTGCGTTACAGTTTCATCCGATCGAATTGATTTTACCCATCCGATTCCTGCCGGTACCATCATTGAGCTCATTGGAAGAGTTGAGCATGTTGGCAATACAAGCATGAAAGTGCGGGTCGATATTTTTGTCGAACAAATGTATCAGGAAGGCCGGGAAAAAGCGGTTACCGGTATTTTTACATTTGTAGCCCTGGATGAAAACCATAAGCCAGTCAAAATTATTCAGGCTTAG
- a CDS encoding acyltransferase, with product MQKQTEYISQLDGLRAIAIALVIVFHWFPEGEGINIIANGPLGVTLFFVLSGFLITRILLSSRNYLQSHGFASTYKTFMIRRILRIFPLYYLTLLIIWLVKYIAFIPQVSTELYTHPFYYVLYLSNFLIERLHNWSDVLSPFWSLAVEEQFYILWPIILLSVKQQYLKSVIILIIVMGIISRGILAVYGYEEGVLMPTCLDAFGLGALWAYILFYNESPQKFLKILNILAVAGFALFVFICLDKGNSLLKTLFFRTSMSMFCLYFVANASYAGGFKTFFGKILNNAGLKYIGKISYGLYVYHMLVPALLLPFVDKLMNRFFHTTFLLNDSSVKVISLIMLIVVASLSWYLFESPFNGLKRYFQLTNRQQKIKANTRF from the coding sequence ATGCAGAAACAGACAGAATATATCTCTCAGCTAGATGGATTACGAGCAATTGCAATAGCCCTGGTTATTGTTTTTCATTGGTTTCCTGAGGGAGAAGGAATTAATATTATTGCCAATGGTCCGTTAGGAGTGACTTTGTTTTTTGTTTTGAGCGGTTTTCTGATTACGCGTATCCTGTTATCCAGCCGGAATTATTTGCAGTCGCATGGTTTTGCCTCTACATATAAAACATTCATGATCAGAAGGATTTTACGGATTTTCCCATTGTATTATCTGACTCTTCTCATTATCTGGCTTGTCAAATATATTGCTTTTATCCCCCAGGTTTCGACAGAATTGTACACACATCCGTTTTACTATGTGTTATATCTGTCTAATTTTTTAATAGAAAGACTGCACAATTGGTCCGATGTATTATCGCCATTCTGGTCGTTGGCTGTGGAGGAACAGTTTTATATTTTGTGGCCGATAATATTACTGAGCGTAAAACAGCAATATCTCAAAAGTGTGATCATTCTGATCATTGTTATGGGAATTATTTCCAGGGGGATTCTTGCTGTGTATGGTTATGAAGAAGGTGTTTTAATGCCAACCTGTCTGGATGCTTTCGGCTTAGGTGCACTTTGGGCTTACATTTTATTTTACAACGAATCGCCTCAGAAATTTCTAAAAATACTCAACATACTGGCAGTTGCAGGTTTTGCTTTGTTTGTTTTCATTTGCCTGGACAAAGGAAACTCGCTGCTCAAAACACTATTTTTCAGAACTTCGATGTCCATGTTTTGCTTATACTTTGTAGCAAATGCAAGTTATGCTGGTGGTTTTAAGACATTTTTTGGAAAAATATTAAACAATGCCGGTTTAAAATATATTGGCAAGATCAGCTACGGGTTATATGTTTATCACATGCTGGTTCCTGCTTTGCTGTTACCATTTGTTGACAAACTGATGAACCGGTTTTTTCATACAACCTTTTTGCTGAATGATTCTTCTGTGAAAGTTATAAGCCTCATAATGTTGATTGTTGTCGCGTCCCTTTCATGGTATTTATTTGAATCACCTTTTAACGGATTAAAACGCTATTTCCAGCTGACCAACAGGCAGCAAAAAATAAAGGCAAATACCCGGTTTTAG
- a CDS encoding Ppx/GppA phosphatase family protein, translating to MKFAAIDIGSNGARMQISSVLQDEGITRLKKVEYVRFPLRLGHDVFTQGKISALSEDRMIKLMLAYQLLMELHEVEDYMACSTSAMREAENGHQVRENIEQRTGIHIQIIDGQREAELVNNVVVKSLSEGQYIHIDVGGGSTELNIYQDRKKIIAKSFKLGSVRLLEGKESKSIWPKLKEWIVANVDFSQPIQAVGTGGNINKLFDLSSKLTESSTSLEEIERMRDYISQFTLEERINKLQLNPDRADVIVPAGDIYTSAMKWAGAQVIHVPDVGLKDGMLQLLYDRTLRKKKA from the coding sequence TTGAAATTCGCTGCAATTGATATAGGATCAAATGGTGCCCGTATGCAAATATCTTCGGTATTGCAGGACGAAGGTATTACCCGTTTGAAAAAAGTTGAATACGTAAGGTTTCCGTTGCGTTTAGGCCATGATGTTTTTACACAAGGTAAAATCTCGGCGTTGAGCGAAGACCGTATGATAAAACTGATGCTTGCTTACCAGCTTTTGATGGAACTGCATGAGGTTGAGGACTATATGGCTTGCTCTACCTCAGCTATGCGCGAAGCCGAAAATGGCCATCAGGTACGTGAAAATATTGAACAAAGAACCGGTATCCACATTCAGATTATTGACGGCCAGCGTGAGGCGGAACTGGTTAATAATGTGGTTGTTAAATCCCTGAGCGAAGGCCAGTATATTCACATTGATGTAGGCGGCGGCAGTACAGAGCTTAATATCTACCAGGATCGTAAGAAAATCATAGCCAAATCTTTCAAACTTGGTTCTGTAAGGCTTTTAGAAGGCAAAGAATCAAAAAGTATCTGGCCAAAACTAAAAGAATGGATCGTAGCCAATGTGGATTTCTCACAACCCATACAAGCGGTTGGTACAGGAGGTAATATCAATAAACTGTTTGATCTGTCGTCGAAGCTGACCGAAAGCTCTACGAGCCTGGAAGAAATTGAACGTATGCGTGATTACATTTCACAATTCACTCTCGAAGAACGCATTAACAAGTTACAGCTCAATCCTGACCGTGCAGACGTAATCGTTCCGGCGGGTGATATTTATACATCGGCCATGAAATGGGCGGGAGCACAGGTTATACACGTACCGGATGTAGGACTAAAAGACGGAATGCTGCAATTGCTTTATGACAGAACATTACGTAAGAAAAAAGCTTAA
- a CDS encoding RNA polymerase sigma factor encodes MLFGRKISFDQNDFASVVSACIAGNSQAQRHLYKQFFGYSKSICLRYTSSAEEAEEVLNEGFLKVFNNIERYDQSHPFKAWLRTIMVNTAISYYRKHKKHSEDMISLEDAPCPRFEEDIVSQITADEILKLIQEIKPIYKNVFLLYVVDGYNHREIAELLQINEATVRSHYVRARARLQHLIKKYYPHLFPSDWAVKSFKGNEN; translated from the coding sequence TTGCTATTTGGAAGAAAAATATCCTTTGACCAAAACGACTTCGCGTCGGTGGTTTCTGCGTGCATTGCCGGTAACAGTCAGGCGCAAAGACATTTGTACAAACAATTTTTCGGATACTCAAAAAGTATCTGTCTGCGCTATACATCTTCTGCAGAGGAAGCGGAGGAGGTTTTGAACGAAGGTTTTTTGAAAGTATTTAATAACATTGAAAGGTATGATCAGAGTCATCCTTTCAAAGCGTGGCTTCGCACTATTATGGTTAATACCGCCATAAGTTATTACCGCAAGCACAAAAAACATTCCGAAGACATGATTTCGCTGGAAGATGCGCCATGTCCAAGATTTGAAGAAGATATCGTAAGCCAGATAACGGCCGATGAAATATTAAAACTGATTCAGGAAATTAAACCTATATACAAAAATGTATTTTTATTGTATGTAGTCGACGGATATAACCACAGAGAAATTGCAGAATTACTGCAAATTAACGAGGCAACAGTCCGGTCTCATTATGTAAGGGCAAGAGCCCGTTTGCAGCATCTGATTAAAAAATATTACCCACATCTCTTCCCAAGTGATTGGGCTGTAAAGTCATTCAAAGGAAATGAAAACTGA
- a CDS encoding PepSY-like domain-containing protein: MIKKWMLMLVVVSGVWFSSCQNDSSNSTVTPVDELSDIAEVVSTTAARYAVSTDSVTLGKCKGKLTEVALADLSATITDYISTTYAGSSVTYAAKDESGKVVVAITLADGTLKGLLFNADGTFKEELKGHVKKAKLTPVEVSALPAAVTDYITSTYTGSEIKQAGTNADGQYFVAILLDSKVKILLFNADGTFSKELEKPAMGGRGHKKH; this comes from the coding sequence ATGATTAAAAAATGGATGTTAATGTTGGTTGTGGTATCGGGTGTGTGGTTTTCTTCTTGTCAGAATGATAGTTCAAATTCAACGGTAACGCCGGTTGACGAACTATCTGATATTGCGGAAGTTGTATCCACTACTGCTGCAAGGTATGCGGTTTCTACTGATTCGGTAACCCTGGGAAAATGCAAAGGAAAACTGACAGAAGTAGCTTTAGCCGATCTGTCGGCAACAATTACTGATTATATCAGTACAACTTACGCAGGTTCCAGCGTTACTTATGCTGCAAAAGACGAATCAGGGAAAGTTGTGGTGGCTATAACGCTTGCCGATGGTACATTGAAGGGATTATTATTTAACGCGGACGGCACTTTCAAAGAAGAGCTTAAAGGCCATGTTAAAAAAGCGAAATTAACTCCGGTTGAAGTAAGTGCACTTCCTGCTGCTGTTACTGATTATATTACGAGTACTTATACCGGTTCCGAAATCAAACAGGCAGGAACGAACGCGGATGGCCAATATTTTGTAGCAATATTGTTGGATAGTAAAGTTAAAATATTGTTATTCAATGCGGATGGTACTTTTAGCAAAGAATTAGAGAAACCTGCGATGGGAGGCAGAGGTCATAAAAAGCATTAA
- a CDS encoding Lrp/AsnC family transcriptional regulator, which produces MYNLDETDAKILHFLQQDATLKTRELSEKLNLSYTPVYERVRRLEKEGVIKKYVALVDREKVGKKLMAFCNIALKEHSKVMGEKFVNAIVAMPEVMECFNISGDYDFLLKIIVEDMSQYQQFLMQKLGSLENIGSTHSLFVMGEIKNSSELEMINGKK; this is translated from the coding sequence ATGTATAATCTGGATGAGACAGATGCCAAAATTCTGCATTTCCTGCAACAGGACGCAACCCTTAAAACACGGGAATTATCAGAAAAGTTAAACCTTTCTTACACACCGGTTTATGAAAGGGTAAGAAGGCTTGAAAAAGAAGGTGTGATTAAAAAATATGTAGCACTAGTTGACCGTGAGAAGGTCGGCAAAAAATTGATGGCCTTTTGCAATATTGCGCTTAAAGAGCATTCAAAAGTGATGGGGGAAAAATTCGTAAATGCCATTGTCGCCATGCCGGAAGTAATGGAATGCTTCAATATATCGGGTGATTACGATTTTTTATTAAAGATCATTGTTGAAGATATGTCACAGTATCAGCAATTCTTGATGCAAAAACTGGGCTCGCTTGAAAACATTGGCAGTACACACAGTTTGTTTGTAATGGGTGAGATAAAAAATTCCTCAGAACTGGAAATGATTAACGGTAAAAAATAA
- the metH gene encoding methionine synthase has protein sequence MVATQKSDIREILKTRILVLDGAMGTMIQRYKLEDHDYSGERFKDWHHDVKGNNDLLSLTRPDVIKEIHAAYFEAGADIAETNTFSGTTIAMADYGMEELVYELNFESARLAREVADEFTEKNPDKPRFVAGSMGPTNRTASLSPDVNNPGYRAISFDQLVEAYYDQIKGLTDGGVDLLLVETVFDTLNAKAALFAIDKFFVDAKNGKVEVLPSWKVAAGEVLPIMVSGTITDASGRTLSGQTTEAFLTSISHLPLLSVGLNCALGADLMRPYVQILANHSPFYTSAHPNAGLPNEMGEYDESPEQMGEVIDGFLRDNLINIIGGCCGTTPGHIRVIADLAAKYKPRTIQKSEPILKLSGLEPMDITKLTNFVNVGERCNVSGSKMFARLVRTGDYDAALSIARDQVENGAQVIDVNVDEGMIDGVEAMRTFLNLLAAEPDISRVPLMIDSSKWEVIEAGLKCVQGKAIVNSISLKEGEEKFKESARNVLRYGAAAVIMAFDENGQADNLERRIEICSRAYRILVDEVGFPPQDIIFDPNILTVATGMEEHNNYAVDFINATRWIKENLPFAKVSGGVSNVSFSFRGNELVREAIHTAFLYHAIRAGMDMGIVNAGQIGIYDEIPKETLELVEDVLLNRRPDATDRLITFAETIKDKGKVATGPDLTWRTLSVKERMSHALVRGISDYVDEDVEECRHLYGRPLEVIEGPLMDGMSIVGDLFGAGKMFLPQVVKSARVMKKAVAYLQPFIEAEKNEGSSFAGKILLATVKGDVHDIGKNIVGVVLGCNNYEIIDLGVMVSTDKILAAAIEHNVDIIGLSGLITPSLDEMVGVAKEMERRHFTMPLLIGGATTSRIHTAVKIDPNYSGAVIHVLDASRSVPVAGKLIQSDVSQAKVLSDIKIEYAKLREDHAKRGGEKAHVAIDKARDNRAKIDWSNFKATKPQFLGTRVYEDYDLAEIAKYIDWTPFFQTWQLHGKYPAILEDKVVGEEAGKLFEDAAVLLGEIIRDKTLKAKAVIGFWPANSIQDDIVLHHFEEETKEVSCERHGSHQHIEYKISQHGLENLNAGELVNDTAVVLHHLRQQSQKAANLPNYCLSDFVSPLETGHTDYIGAFAVTAGIGIEPLIEKFEKDHDDYNSIMVKALADRLVEALTELMHERVRKEIWGHAKDEQLTNEELIKEVYKGIRPAPGYPACPDHTEKRRLFDLLNAEQLGITLTESYAMYPASSVSGWYFSHPDSRYFPVGKIFKDQVEDYARRKDMPLEEIEKWLSPVLGY, from the coding sequence ATGGTAGCAACACAAAAAAGTGATATCCGTGAAATTTTGAAAACTCGTATTCTGGTGCTGGATGGTGCTATGGGAACGATGATTCAACGCTACAAATTAGAAGACCACGATTATAGCGGAGAGCGTTTCAAGGATTGGCACCATGATGTGAAAGGAAACAACGATTTGCTTTCGCTGACCCGTCCGGATGTTATTAAAGAAATCCATGCTGCTTATTTTGAAGCAGGAGCAGATATAGCTGAGACCAATACATTTTCGGGAACCACAATTGCCATGGCTGATTATGGCATGGAAGAACTGGTTTATGAATTAAATTTTGAATCTGCACGGCTGGCGCGTGAAGTTGCAGACGAGTTTACAGAGAAGAATCCTGATAAACCCCGTTTTGTTGCGGGCTCAATGGGGCCAACAAACAGAACGGCGTCATTGTCGCCGGATGTGAACAATCCGGGTTACCGGGCAATCAGTTTTGATCAGCTTGTAGAAGCGTATTATGATCAGATTAAAGGTTTAACAGATGGTGGTGTTGACCTTCTTCTCGTTGAAACTGTCTTTGACACGCTGAATGCAAAAGCAGCACTTTTTGCGATTGACAAATTTTTTGTTGATGCCAAAAATGGTAAAGTTGAAGTGCTTCCTTCATGGAAAGTGGCGGCTGGGGAAGTGTTACCAATTATGGTTTCAGGTACTATTACGGATGCATCAGGGCGTACATTATCCGGACAAACTACCGAAGCATTCCTGACTTCTATTTCACATCTGCCTCTTTTATCAGTTGGTTTGAACTGTGCCTTGGGAGCTGATCTTATGCGTCCATATGTTCAGATCCTGGCTAATCATTCGCCTTTTTATACATCTGCGCATCCTAATGCCGGCTTACCTAATGAAATGGGTGAGTACGATGAATCTCCCGAGCAAATGGGAGAAGTGATCGACGGATTTTTAAGGGATAACCTGATCAATATTATTGGTGGCTGCTGTGGTACAACCCCCGGGCATATCCGTGTAATTGCGGATTTGGCGGCTAAATACAAACCAAGAACCATACAGAAATCAGAACCAATACTGAAACTATCAGGTCTGGAACCGATGGACATTACCAAGCTGACCAATTTTGTCAATGTAGGTGAGCGTTGTAATGTGTCCGGTTCAAAAATGTTTGCCCGACTGGTCCGTACCGGTGATTACGATGCAGCCCTTTCCATTGCACGTGATCAGGTTGAAAATGGTGCACAGGTTATTGATGTGAATGTGGATGAGGGAATGATTGATGGCGTGGAAGCGATGAGAACCTTTCTGAATTTATTGGCGGCCGAGCCTGATATTTCACGCGTTCCATTGATGATCGATTCATCAAAATGGGAAGTGATAGAAGCTGGTTTGAAATGTGTGCAGGGGAAAGCCATTGTTAATTCAATTTCACTAAAAGAAGGCGAAGAGAAATTCAAAGAATCAGCACGAAATGTATTACGTTATGGAGCCGCTGCCGTGATTATGGCTTTTGACGAAAACGGGCAGGCGGATAATCTGGAACGAAGAATTGAGATATGCAGCCGGGCTTACCGGATTTTGGTTGATGAAGTTGGTTTTCCACCTCAGGACATCATTTTTGATCCAAATATTCTGACTGTGGCAACGGGAATGGAAGAGCATAATAATTATGCTGTCGACTTTATCAACGCAACGCGCTGGATCAAGGAGAACTTGCCTTTTGCGAAAGTATCGGGTGGAGTTTCCAATGTTTCTTTCAGTTTTCGTGGGAATGAACTCGTTCGCGAAGCGATCCATACTGCATTTTTATATCATGCAATTCGTGCAGGAATGGATATGGGAATTGTGAATGCGGGACAGATTGGTATTTATGATGAAATTCCAAAAGAAACGCTTGAACTGGTTGAAGACGTGCTTTTAAATCGTCGTCCTGACGCTACCGACAGGCTGATCACATTTGCTGAAACGATAAAAGATAAAGGTAAAGTAGCAACCGGCCCGGATCTGACATGGCGTACATTGTCAGTGAAAGAACGCATGTCGCATGCATTGGTGCGGGGGATTTCGGACTATGTAGATGAAGACGTTGAAGAATGCCGGCATTTATACGGACGTCCTCTGGAAGTCATCGAAGGGCCATTGATGGATGGAATGAGCATCGTTGGAGATTTATTCGGAGCCGGAAAAATGTTCCTGCCTCAGGTTGTAAAATCTGCACGTGTAATGAAAAAAGCGGTGGCTTATTTGCAGCCGTTTATTGAAGCTGAGAAAAATGAAGGTTCTTCTTTTGCAGGTAAAATTTTACTGGCAACTGTAAAAGGGGATGTACATGATATTGGTAAAAATATCGTAGGCGTAGTACTTGGCTGTAATAATTATGAAATTATTGATCTGGGTGTAATGGTTTCTACGGATAAAATCCTTGCAGCTGCAATTGAACACAATGTTGATATTATCGGGCTTTCCGGATTGATCACCCCTTCACTGGATGAAATGGTGGGTGTGGCCAAGGAAATGGAAAGAAGGCATTTTACTATGCCGCTTTTAATAGGTGGGGCAACTACTTCACGTATTCATACGGCTGTTAAAATTGACCCGAATTATTCCGGTGCCGTAATTCACGTTTTGGATGCGTCCCGCTCGGTTCCTGTTGCTGGGAAATTGATTCAAAGTGATGTGAGTCAGGCAAAAGTACTGTCGGATATTAAAATAGAATACGCCAAACTCAGGGAAGACCATGCAAAAAGAGGCGGGGAGAAGGCGCATGTTGCCATAGATAAAGCACGTGATAACAGAGCGAAAATAGACTGGAGTAATTTTAAAGCTACCAAACCACAGTTTTTAGGAACAAGGGTTTATGAAGATTATGACCTGGCTGAAATTGCTAAATATATAGACTGGACACCATTTTTCCAGACCTGGCAATTACACGGAAAATATCCTGCGATACTGGAAGATAAAGTGGTGGGAGAAGAAGCAGGAAAACTTTTTGAAGATGCGGCTGTTTTACTCGGAGAAATAATCCGTGACAAAACACTTAAAGCCAAAGCTGTGATTGGGTTCTGGCCAGCCAATTCAATTCAGGATGATATTGTTCTGCATCATTTTGAAGAAGAAACGAAAGAAGTATCCTGTGAACGGCATGGATCGCATCAGCATATTGAATACAAAATCAGTCAGCACGGACTGGAAAATCTGAATGCTGGTGAACTTGTGAATGATACGGCTGTTGTGTTGCACCATTTACGTCAGCAAAGCCAGAAAGCAGCCAATTTGCCTAACTATTGCCTCTCTGATTTTGTGTCACCACTGGAAACCGGACATACCGATTATATTGGTGCTTTTGCAGTAACAGCAGGAATTGGTATAGAACCATTGATCGAGAAATTTGAGAAAGATCATGATGATTATAACAGCATCATGGTAAAGGCCCTTGCTGACCGCTTGGTGGAAGCGTTAACAGAGCTGATGCACGAAAGGGTACGTAAAGAAATCTGGGGACATGCGAAAGACGAACAGCTGACAAACGAAGAACTGATTAAAGAGGTATATAAAGGAATTCGCCCGGCACCTGGTTATCCAGCCTGTCCGGATCATACCGAAAAACGCAGGTTATTTGACTTGCTGAATGCTGAACAACTTGGAATTACATTGACAGAAAGTTATGCAATGTACCCCGCAAGCAGTGTGAGCGGCTGGTATTTTTCACATCCTGACAGCCGTTATTTCCCTGTTGGGAAGATATTTAAAGATCAGGTTGAAGATTATGCAAGAAGAAAAGATATGCCTCTGGAAGAAATTGAAAAATGGCTATCGCCTGTTTTGGGGTATTAA
- a CDS encoding zeta toxin family protein, whose translation MNSIPLLIIIGGPNGSGKTTLSSYLIKKGRINVHLTPVINPDDIALTIAGSDQADKEFQAARIALAKREHCISERQSFAIETTFSGNSEIRLLNQAKEAGYKIIGYFVTLKNVKDSIARVKDRVEKGGHNVPTKNLLIRYE comes from the coding sequence ATGAATTCTATTCCACTTTTAATTATTATAGGTGGTCCAAACGGGTCTGGAAAAACTACTCTATCGAGTTATCTTATAAAAAAAGGAAGGATAAATGTACATTTAACTCCTGTTATCAATCCAGATGATATCGCTCTAACTATTGCTGGTTCAGATCAGGCTGATAAGGAATTTCAGGCAGCAAGGATAGCACTCGCAAAACGTGAACATTGTATATCAGAAAGACAAAGTTTTGCCATTGAAACTACATTTTCTGGTAATTCTGAGATTCGACTATTGAATCAAGCAAAAGAAGCAGGCTATAAAATAATTGGATATTTCGTCACCCTTAAAAATGTTAAAGATAGTATTGCACGTGTAAAAGACAGAGTTGAAAAAGGTGGTCACAACGTACCTACAAAAAATCTGCTGATACGCTACGAATGA
- a CDS encoding nuclear transport factor 2 family protein yields MNRKISVFILLILLASSFKYRSKAVESKSEPSPVKKSMISLKEKADKEFEVVVNKMQEANREFFQGKPEALKALWSHGDDVTIFGGFGGIEEKGWKSVEPRLDWASKKMPAGSTYTFENVSSHAGADVAYLLQAEHYIPTNGKGIDLRVTILFRKEADGWKMIHRHADNMVVKEK; encoded by the coding sequence ATGAATAGAAAAATATCGGTCTTTATTTTATTGATTTTGCTGGCATCATCATTTAAATACAGATCAAAAGCAGTTGAATCGAAGTCAGAGCCTTCTCCGGTGAAAAAAAGTATGATTTCATTAAAAGAGAAAGCTGATAAAGAATTTGAAGTAGTTGTAAATAAGATGCAGGAAGCCAACAGAGAATTTTTCCAGGGAAAACCAGAGGCATTGAAAGCATTGTGGTCGCATGGAGATGACGTGACAATTTTCGGCGGGTTTGGCGGAATTGAAGAAAAAGGATGGAAATCAGTAGAACCACGGTTGGATTGGGCCAGTAAAAAAATGCCGGCAGGCAGTACTTACACATTTGAAAACGTGAGCAGTCATGCTGGAGCAGACGTAGCCTATTTATTACAGGCAGAGCATTATATCCCGACTAATGGAAAAGGCATAGATTTGCGGGTAACCATTTTATTCAGGAAAGAAGCGGATGGCTGGAAGATGATTCACAGGCATGCAGATAATATGGTAGTAAAAGAGAAATGA
- a CDS encoding DUF6036 family nucleotidyltransferase, with amino-acid sequence MEEEYLSLIRLLNEENVEYVVLGGHAVIAHGYLRTTGDIDIFVSPSEQNARNIVKALERLGYTNGEFEESDFTLVPNYLSFSRYDGWIDIMTFTLGVTFEECYQNRVILNVQDTAVNFISLRDLLLNKQAVARPQDLRDLENLPPAN; translated from the coding sequence ATGGAAGAAGAATATTTAAGTCTGATTCGCCTGTTGAACGAAGAAAACGTTGAATATGTGGTTCTTGGCGGGCATGCGGTCATTGCACACGGATATTTAAGGACAACCGGAGATATTGACATTTTTGTCAGTCCAAGTGAGCAAAATGCACGAAATATTGTGAAAGCTTTGGAACGCTTAGGTTATACCAATGGTGAATTTGAAGAAAGTGATTTTACCCTGGTTCCAAATTATTTATCCTTTAGCCGGTACGACGGCTGGATCGACATAATGACATTTACTCTTGGTGTCACTTTTGAGGAGTGTTATCAGAATCGGGTTATATTGAATGTGCAGGATACCGCAGTCAACTTTATAAGCTTACGAGATTTACTATTAAATAAACAAGCAGTTGCCCGTCCTCAGGATTTGCGAGATTTAGAAAATTTACCACCGGCAAATTAA
- a CDS encoding TetR/AcrR family transcriptional regulator translates to MIQAKNLMKSKPKKAIDQSTEEKIKAAAYKLFTRKGYAGTRTRDIAEEAGINLALLNYYFRSKEKLFDLIMADNMKQFMFGIFAIANDEKTGYEDKITRIVNAYIDMLTVQPDMPIFVLSEIRYDPGGLIEKMKLDSTVMHSYFVKQLKQAIEAGEIEPINPLQILMNILGLTIFPFIGSPLLKKIGGMADDQFTGMMQERKKMIPIWIKEMLKRSSTGLAIFLT, encoded by the coding sequence ATGATACAAGCTAAAAACCTGATGAAGAGTAAGCCAAAAAAGGCAATTGACCAGTCGACAGAGGAAAAGATTAAGGCGGCAGCATATAAATTATTTACCCGGAAAGGTTATGCCGGAACAAGAACGAGGGATATTGCGGAAGAAGCAGGAATCAATCTGGCATTACTGAATTATTATTTTCGCAGTAAGGAAAAACTATTTGATCTGATCATGGCCGATAATATGAAGCAATTTATGTTCGGGATTTTTGCCATAGCGAATGATGAAAAAACGGGTTATGAAGATAAAATTACACGTATAGTAAATGCATATATCGACATGCTAACTGTGCAGCCAGACATGCCAATATTCGTTTTAAGTGAAATAAGATATGATCCGGGCGGCCTGATTGAAAAGATGAAACTGGATAGTACTGTCATGCATTCTTACTTTGTTAAACAACTAAAACAAGCCATTGAAGCTGGTGAAATAGAACCAATAAATCCGCTTCAGATTCTGATGAATATTCTTGGCCTTACGATCTTCCCTTTTATTGGAAGTCCGCTTTTGAAGAAAATTGGTGGCATGGCAGATGACCAGTTTACTGGAATGATGCAGGAACGGAAAAAAATGATCCCGATCTGGATTAAAGAAATGCTTAAAAGAAGTAGCACGGGTTTGGCTATTTTTTTGACCTGA